ATGGGGGCGGGGGCGTGTCCCAGCAGGGTGATGGGGGGCGTGTCCCAGCAGGGTGATGGGGGCGGGGGGCGTGTGCCAGCAGGGTGGCGGGGGGCGTGTCCCAGCAGGGTGACGGGAGCGTGTCCCAGCAGGGTGACGGGGCGGGGGGCGTGTCCCAGCAGGGTGACGGGGGGCGTGTCCCAGCAGGGTGACGGGGGGCGTGTCCCAGCAGGGTGATGGGGGCGGGGGCGTGTGCCAGCAGGGTGGCGGGGGCGTGTCCCAGCAGGGTGATGGGGGCGGGGGGCGTGTGCCAGCAGGGTGGCGGGGGGCGTGTCCCAGCAGGGTGACGGGGGCGTGTCCCAGCAGGGTGACGGGAGCGTGTCCCAGCAGGGTGACGGGGCGGGGGGCGTGTCCCAGCGGGAGACGGGGGCGTGTCCCAGCAGGGGGGCGGGGGCGTGTCCCAGCAGGGGGGCGGGGGCGTGTCCCAGCAGGGTGACGGGGCGTGTCCCAGCAGGGTGGCGGGGGGCGTGTCCCAGCAGGGTGGCGGGGGCGTGTCCCAGCAGGGTGGCGGGGGGCGTGTCCCAGCAGGGTGAAGGGGGCGTGTCCCAGCAGGGTGAAGGGGGCGTGTCCCAGCAGGGTGACGGGGGCGTGTCCCAGCAGGGTGACGGGGGCGTGTCCCAGCAGGGTGACGGGGGCGTGTCCCAGCAGGGTGAAGGGGGCGTGTCCCAGCAGGGTGAAGGGGGCGTGTCCCAGCAGGGTGAAGGGGGCGTGTCCCAGCAGGGTGAAGGGGGCGGGCACCTCGCAGCTGTTGGTCCCTGTGTCGGGCTCCCAGCTCCAGACCGTGTGCTGCACTCTCCTGTGTGTTCTCCACCCGACATGCCAGATCACCCAACCTGCTGGAGAACTGCTCCATCTgttccaccaccaccgccagagacctgcgcacacgcacacacacacacacacacacagttacaccgGATAAGCTCTGTATATCACATATCTGGGAGAAATGTGTGAAATTTTGTGTGaaattgcagtgtgtgtgtgagtttataGTGCTGTACCTggtctgtgaggtgtgtgtttgtgtacctggtgtgtgtgtgtgtttgtgtacctggtgtgtgaggtgtgtgtgtgtgtacctggtgtgtgaggtgtgtgtgtgtgtgtgtacctggtgtgtgaggtgtgtgtgtgtgtgtgtgtgtacctggtgtgtgaggtgtgtgtgtgtgtacctggtgtgtgaggtgtgtgtgtgtgtacctggtgtgtgaggtgtgtgtgtgtgtacctggtgtgtgaggtgtgtgtgtgtgtgtgtgtgtgtacctggtgtgtggtgtgtgtgtgtgtgtgtacctggtgtgtgtgtgtgtgtgtgtgtgtgtacctggtgtgtgaggtgtgtgtgtgtgtacctggtgtgtgaggtgtgtgtgtgtgtgtgtgtacctggtgtgtgaggtgtgtgtgtgtgtgtacctggtgtgtgtgtgtgtgtgtgtgtacctggtgtgtgaggtgtgtgtgtgtgtacctggtgtgtgaggtgtgtgtgtgtgtacctggtgtgtgaggtgtgtgtgtgtacctggtgtgtgaggtgtgtgtgtgtgtacctggtgtgtgaggtgtgtgtgtgtgtgtgtacctggtgtgtgaggtgtgtgtgtgtgtgtgtgtacctggtgtgtgaggtgtgtgtgtgtgtgtacctggtgtgtgaggtgtgtgtgtgtgtgtacctggtgtgtgaggtgtgtgtgtgtacctggtgtgtgaggtgtgtgtgtgtgaggtgtgtgtgtgtgtgtgtgtgtgcctggtgtgtgaggtgtgtgtgtgtgtgtacctggtgtgtgtgtgtacctggtgtgtgaggtgtgtgtgtgtgaggtgtgtgtgtgtgtgtgtgtgtgcctggtgtgtgaggtgtgtgtgtgtgtgtacctggtgtgtgtgtgtacctggtgtgtgaggtgtgtgtgtgtgtgtgtgtgtgtacctggtgtgtgaggtgtgtgtgtgtgtacctggtgtgtgtgtgtgtgtacctggtgtgtgaggtgtgtgtgtgtgtgtacctggtgtgtgaggtgtgtgtgtgtgtgtgtacctggtgtgtgaggtgtgtgtgtgtacctggtgtgtgaggtgtgtgtgtgtacctggtgtgtgaggtgtgtgtgtgtgtgtacctggtgtgtgaggtgtgtgtgtgtgtgtacctggtgtgtgaggtgtgtgtgtgtgtgtacctggtgtgtgaggtgtgtgtgtgtgtacctggtgtgtgaggtgtgtgtgtgtgtacctggtgtgtgtgtgtgtgtgtgtgtgtacctggtgtgtgagtgtgtgtgtgtgtgtacctggtgtgtgaggtgtgtgtgtgtacctggtgtgtgaggtgtgtgtgtgtgtgtgtacctggtgtgtgaggtgtgtgtgtgtgtgtgtacctggtgtgtgaggtgtgtgtgtgtgtgtacctggtgtgtgaggtgtgtgtgtgtgtacctagtGTGTGAGGTGGCACTAGTCACTGCATCAATCTCCTCATCCTTCAGCTTCCGGAGTCTCTGAAGCTGCTCCTCATAATCTTCCTTCATCTCCAGGATAGActtcctaacacacacacacacacacacacacacacacacacacacacacacacacacacacacacacacacacagctcattttaaacatttaacacATTTTTCTCCTTTTGGTTTTTGTCTctgttacacacaaacacgctcTAGCAGCGCAGATGTGTGACGCTGACATCACTTCCTCTTCACCTAGAACCTGCCCCACAGGGTTTAACACTGCCCCGTGTGGTGGGATGGACCTGGGGGGTCAGCGTGGTACCTCTGCAGCTCACGCAGACGCTGCACCTCTCGGTCACGCTCCTGCTGGCACTGGGCCAATCGGCGCTGCTGCTGCTCCTGAAGCTCCGCCCTCTCCTGCTCCGCCCGCCGGGTGGAGGACGCCAGACGCTCCACCAGACCCTGAATCTCCAGACGCACCTGCGCCTCCCGCTGGGTGATAGACTCCTCCAGGAGCTTCACCCGaactctggagagagagagagagactgtgtgtgtgtgtaggtgtgtgtgtgtgtgttgtgtgtatgtgcgtgtgtattgtACCTGTGTGCGTTCTCCATCAcctctgtgtcctgtgtgtgtgtgtgtgtgtgtgtgtgtgtattgtacctgtgtgtgtgttctccatcacctctgtgtgtgtgtgtgtattgtacctgtgtgtgttctccatcagctctgtgtcctgtgtgtgtgtgtgtgtgtgtgtattgtacctgtgtgtgttctccatcagctctgtgtcctgtgtgtgtgtgtgtgtgtgtgtgtgtgtgtgtgtgtgtgtgtgtattgtacctgtgtgtgttctccatcAGCTCTGTGTCCTGTGTATGTCTCTGCTGGACACTGTCCAACAGTATCTGTAGTTGGTCCTTCTCCATCTGAAGACTCCTCACCTGCCACACAAGACaagactgtgtatgtgtgtgtgtgtgtgtgtgtgtgtgtgtgtgtgtgtgtatatatctgtCGTGTGTATCTGTGCATGTATAgcgtgtatatgtagtgtgtatgtgtgtatatgtagtgtgtgtgtgtgtgtgttacctgtcccTGCAGCTGTGTGattgtagtgtgtagtgaggttACATCTACAGGCTGCAGTTGTGTGTTTCTCCTCTGTACAGAGCCCAGCTCCAGAGaagaccccacaccccacagctGAGCCTgggtcacacacacgcacgcgcacacacacacatacacacacatgcgcacgcacacacacatacacacacatgcgcacgcacacacacatacacacacatgcgcacgcacacacacgcacgcacgcacacacacgcgcgcacgcgcacgtATACACAAAAAAACATGTCTTTAATGTGTAAactatgaggtgtgtgtgtgttgatgaggtgtgtgtgtgtgtgtgtgtgtgtgtgtgtgtgtgtgtgtgtgaggtgtgtgtgtgtgtggtgggatgtgtgtgtggtgaggtgtgtgtgtgtggtgaggtgtgtgtttgcgcTGAGGTTTACCTGCTGTTGCAGCAGGAGCTGTTGAACACTGTCTGCAGTCACTGGTGTCATTGTGGAAGACAGCACCTCCTGCTGGACAGGTACGGTAGTGTCCGCCCCAGACCTCTGCTGGGTGTCTGAAACAGAGGTCAAAAACACCACCAACACTTCAGCTTCTCTGGCAGCCTGACTGGGGTCGTTAGCCGGGCCTGCCGTAGTAGCAATGGTCATTCAGTGCTGCTGTACCGGCTGGGTGTCGGGCTCGTGGGGTGGGTCCGGCCTCTACGGGCGTACCGGGGGCGTGTCGGGCTCCTAGTGTagctgtggtcttctgctgtccGCCGGATAAACCCAGAGACTCACTGCTGAGGACACACACCACAAAAACAGGACATGCGTTTATTTAGAACCTGAAGCTCTTTAAACACGCTCCCTGATGACGAGGTCAAAATTAATCACACATGAGGATACTTTTACATTTACAGTTGCTGGTTCATATTCAATTAGCAGATTTCTTTACACTGGCTGATCTGGTATCAGTGATTTCCTTTCACATTCTGCTGATTAAGTGGTCTGGAGCAGGGGTgctcacagttttcagcttgcgagctacttataagatgaccaagtcagaaagatctaccggggtggcggcgaacgtaatttgttgagcgggggggggtgggtggctaacgtaatttgttgagtggattgcagattggctaccgtgaatgtcaatcaaaatacaaccgtcagagcagatgtgcgattcatctactactattttatgtgacgcgatctacgcacattccttcgcaatcgaccgacacttccttcgcgatcgaccggtcgatcgcgatcgacgtaatgagcacccctggtctGGAGGGATGAGACACTGATACCAGACCAGCAGGCTGAAGGCACAAGCTTTGTTAGTGCCACAAGCTTCAGGTCAGTGGGGTCACAGGGCacatggcctagcggttagggaactggtcttgtgaccggagggtcgcaggttcgattccccgacctgaggccatgactgaggtgcccctgagcaaggcccttaaccctcaattgctcacttgtataaaaaatgagataaaaatataagtcgctctggataagggcgtctgccaaatgccgtaaatataaatgtaaatgtaaacaaggAACACACCACCTGCAGGTCCATCACCTTCATTAAACGTCCTGAGCACAGGTCGTGTGTGAGGCCGTGTGCTGCGGTTACCTGCTCTGCCTGCGGGGGGCGCTCCTGTCCTCCACTCTTCCTCGCGGGGTCACGCCAGTGTTACGTTGGCTGAAAAatgggaaaaacaaaacaacccgACCTTAAATCAGCAGCACACGTGACCCGGCAGCACGGTGGCCGCACGACAGCAGTGGAAAGCTCATAGAGCcttcctcctccatcctcttccaCCCCTCCAACCCATGCCTCTCCACCCACCTGTGGAGCGAGCCCACCAGGTCCCTCTCCTCTCCGAGCGCGTGTGGCTGCTCCCGTCTCTCCGCCGAtcgccccacccccccacctttACTCTTCCTCAGAGCCCCCGCCAGCcagtcttcttcctcctcttcctcctcctccttccccggTTCGTGCGCGGACGCCACGGCCCCGGGCCTCCggtcggaggaggaagaggaggtccTCACTCCCTGCTCCTCTCCGTCCTTCGGGGGCGGCGGCGTCCGACCGAGACCTTTCCCTCCTCCGtaggatggagagggtgggtgTGTCCGGCCCTCCTGCCCGTCGCCGGGCTCCTTCACGTCATTCTGACctgcctcttcctcatcctgctTCAGGCCGAGCCAGTCGGCGCCGGGCCGGCCGGGCCGAGGGGAGGGCTTGGGTCGGCGCTCTGGGGAATGAGAGCTGACGTCCTCCATGGAGAATCTGGGTGAGGATACACAGTCTCTGGGAAACTCAACATTTTAACGAAGATTAATCAAGGACCGTAGGGGTGCTGGGCCTCCATAGGGGGAGGAGTGTGCAGGAGTGTACAGGAGTGTGCAGGGGTGTATAGGAGTGTGCAGGGGGGTACAGGAGTGTGCATGGGTGTACAGGGGTGTGCAGGAGTGTACAGGAGTGTACAGGGGTGTACAGGGGTGTGCAGGGGTGTGCAGGGGTGTGCAGGACTGTACAGGAGTGTTCAGGAGTGCAGGAGTGTACAGGGGTGTGCAGGAGTGTACAGGGGTGTACAGGGGTGGGCAGGGGTGTGCAGGGGTGTACAGGGGTGTACAGGGGTGTGCAGGGGTGTGCaggggtgtgcaggtgtgtgcaggtgtgtgcaggtgtgtgtctgctcaCCGGACAGACTGTCTACGGCTCTGCTGCCCCTCTGGGGCAGATCCCACCGAGGGCTGGTACAAGCCGAAGGTGAAGTCTTCCTCGCCCGGTCCAGCAGCATCTATGGAGGTGTGTGAAGGGgcagcagagacagacacagctgCTGTTATAACACGTCATCCCAATCAGAGTTAATAAACTCGAGTTCCCACAGGTCACAGATTAGTGCTTCTTGAATAAGAATAAATTATGCAGAGACAAAGCCTGAAGATCAGGCAGAAAGAACAGAACGCAGTGCTAACCAATGACATCGCGGCAGAGAGCAGCACTAACCAATGGCGTCGTGTTACCTTTGCCGGCCGAGCTCCTCCGCGACGGTCTCTCAGCTGATCTCTCCGGCTCTCTCTCCACAGAAGGCCGCTCGGATGATTTCGAGGCTGGGCTCTCTGCCGGTCTGTCCGGCTGGCCTGAGTCTTTCTTCTCCCCCGTGGTGGGTCTCCGCAGCAGGTGAGGAGACGTCCCGATCCCCAGGATCTCGTCCAGTCTGGTGCGCGTACTGTGAGGGGCCTGACTGCTCAGAGAGAACCACAATCGTTAAGAAGCTCCGTTTCAGAAGGAGTCGAGATGGTCTTCACCATAAGAAAAGGCATCTGGACAGCACTCTATCCACCATGAGGTAACGCCCACATCATCACGTGGCTCCAGGACACGAAGAGGAGACTCATTTGTTTCAGATGCCGTGTAAGTTTAGATGTTTTGTACAGACTGGGAGTTTGGAGCTCAGAAGacggaaaagaaaaacaagcagGTTTCATAGAGCAGACTCTTTCTACAGTGTTATGTACTacacctctctctgtgtgttttcaAGACATTGGCTCTGTCCTTCGGACTGTCGCTGAAACCCATTGCATCCATCATAtcgtcatcttcatcatcatcatcaaaggTCAGTTCGTCACGCTTCTTAGGCACTGGGCCAGGGGAGGTTGCCAGaaagaacacaacacacaaacagatacacaacacacaatcGGACACAAtcagatacacaacacacaattggatacacaacacacaatcAGAACCACACCAGGCCGCCCTATCggatacacaacacacaatcagatacacaacacacaatcGGACATAAtcagatacacaacacacaatcAGAACCACACCAGGCCGCCCTATTggatacacaacacacaatcAGATACACACTGGGCCGCTGTAtcagatacacaacacacaatcGGATACACAACCCACAATCAGACACAATCAGACACACAGAATAATTGTCAGAAATCAGAACTGCCCTAGGCTGCCCCATCAGACACACTGCCAGTGTTGGGTGAGAACTGGATCAAACGCATCCAGATCTTTGGACTGACCAATCCGCTCCTTCTCCGGTGTGGGCGTGGCTTCCGTTTGCCCTGAGACCAGATTCTGGGGCTGCTCCGGGTCCAGGACGTCCAGCAGATGGTCCAGATCATCCCGCGTGTCGTCTGTGGAAGAGGAACAGCACCCACACACTTACCCCGCGTCCCGCCGTGATACAGCACCCACACACTTACCCCGCGTCCCGCCGTGATACAGCACCCACACACTTACCCCACGTCCCGCCGTGATACAGCACCCACACACTTACCCCGCGTCCCGCCGTGATACAGCACCCACACACTTACCCCGCGTCCCGCCGTGATACAGCACCCACACACTTACCCCGCGTCCCGCCGTGATACAGCACCCACACACTTACCCCGCGTCCTGCCGTGATACAGCACCCACACACTTACCCCGCGTCCCGCCGTGATACAGCACCCACACACTTACCCCGCGTCCCGCCGTGATACAGCACCCACACACTTACCCCGCGTCCCGCCGTGATACAGCACCCACATACTTACCCCGCGTCCCACCGTGATACAGCACCCACACACTTACCCCGCGTCCCGCCGTGATACAGCACCCACACACTTACCCCGCGTCCCGCCGTGATactgcacccacacacttaccCCGCGTCCCGCAGTGATACAGCACCCACACACTTACCCCGCGTCCCGCCGTGATACAGCACCCACACACTTACCCCGCGTCCCGCCGTGATACAGCACCCACACACTTACCCCGCGTCCCGCCGTGATACAGCACCCACACATGGCAGGACGTCTGCTGCAGTGATTACACTGTGCACTGAGTATACAGCTTATGAAAACCAAAGAGTTGCAGTTGCTAGGGTAACAGCGCAAGGTCAAGGGTGAATGGCTCACCCATGAAGCTGAACTTCCTGTATCCTCGGACGGCAGCAGCCGGAGCAGAACTGGGCTTCCTCTCGTCCGGCTCAGTCAGATCTGTATGGAGACACAAGCAGAGACCCAGAGTTGGAAAACTACCGAATAATATGGGCCAGGGGATACGGAAGAGTTCTGTGCGGAGAGGAGACGGGTCAAACCCACAGTCGGTTCCAGCCTCCTGTTCTGGGTCAGCTGCTCCACGGGTCAGCCCTCCAGGGACAGGCGTCCGGCTCTGAGCCGGAGCAGAACTGGGCTTGGTGCTGGCCGCTTTGGGCTTTCTCTTTGAGCCAAACAGCTCAGCGTCCATATCATCAATGTCCTGGACAcggaaacacatacacacacacacgcgcgcgcacacacaggtTGTTACAAGACATTTGTCGTGTAGAAAGGGCAGTTAGGTTTAAAGAAATATGCGTCTGCTACGTCCAACACTCAGAAGCTCAGGTATGAAACaaacactccaccttcatggtCGCTACTAGTGCCTTGGGGTCAGCCGCGGACACGTCAGAGCCCTGTGGACAGGACAGCACCAACACTTTAATGTTCTCAGGTGACATTGTTTTGTTGATATATCATGTAAATGTTCATCAATGTAAATGTGCAGACCGTGCGTGCAATACAGTACAGATTTAACAGAAGGAATGGTCGTAGATCTAAAGcaacctgtctcacctcatccAATTTCTCAGCCTCCTCTGCCAGTTTACTGAAGAAGTCATCGTCCAGGACCGGCCTGTGGTTTGTAAAAATCATGACAGACAGCACTGGTGAATTCTAGTGTCTGTCAGCAGGGCGCTGTGATCCAGCACCATCTGGATGTGTGGAGAATCCTCACCTGCTCCCGCCCCGTGACGGCACCACCCCTGAAGTCCTATTCACTGCCCCAGCGTGAGGTTTGTTCTTGACGGGTAAAtctggagaaagagaaagatttTCCAAGCTGTATTATTTACCATATTCAAGGTAGATTTGAGCCTAATTCACTAAGGCGACCTGCGTCTGGGTTAAGTAAAGGTAACGTTATATAATGTTATACCACCACTGTCTTCTCCCAGGAGGTCTCCCAGAACATCATCTATGGACCCTAAAACACAAGCATGTGATTCAACACGGTTGAATGGCGGTCAGAGAGCAATCAGTTCATTACAGGTTTAATAACACACGTACCCCGTAGGCCCTTCTTCTTTGATGAAGTCTGAaagtaaaacaacaacaacaacaacaacaacaacaggacagccAGGTGAACCAAAGACTTCAGTTCACCACTGAAGTCCTCGACgttaacacaaaacaacagaacCAGCTAACCGCCTCTAATGAGGCTGGCATTATAAACATGACCAAACaactattatattattatatattaaacaactattatattattatatattaaacaactattatattattatatattaaacaactattatattattatatattaaacaactattatattgttatatattaaacaaccattatattataatatattaaacaaccattatattataatatattaaataaCTATTGTATTGACCATTCAGAATGACTTACCATAACTAACGCACACAGTAGAGAGGCACAGCCTGGGATATTAAACCCAGTTACCCCCCCAGATAAATCACGGTAGGCAGTTACACCGAGCTAGGGTAGCTAACCAGCTAATGTAGCTAACCAGCTAGCACGGCTAACCAGCTAATGTAGCTAACCAGCTAATGTAGCTAACCAGCTAGCACGGCTAACTAGCTAATGTAGCTAACCAGCTAGCACGGCTAACTAGCTAATGTAGCTAACCAGCTAGCACGGCTAACTAGCTAGGGTAGCTAACTAGCCGCTAGCCCATTAGCCAATAGGCTGAGCGTCCACGTCGTCATTGGCAACCACACCATAGCAATCTGACCGCTCTCGTTATGTGTGCCAGCTCtccttaaaaataaaacaacactACAGTGAAATCAACACAgtttatccatccatccatctacatTTATCCATCCATCTACATTTATCCGTCCATCTACACAAGGGAATTTATCCCGCCGTCCAGTGAGCTAGCCAGGCACCAACCTCGGCGCGTCTCGGAAACACTCATTCAGCTAGCACGCTAATCCTCCTAGCCCAGCCGTCAGCAGCCCAGCCAGTCTAAATAAACCCTGATCATTTAACAGTGCTTCTCGATCTGAGAACAGCGACCCACACATATACGAGGGTTGGTGCTGTACTTCACCAAATCAGATGTACTCTACACTTTTGAACTGCGTGGTTGCTCCTTGCGAGCTTCCTGTTTACTCTAACAGATTGTGGGTAATGTAGTGTTTCTAGAGTTAGATCCTTTCACCTCGGTTTAGAGTTTATGGAACATAATCCAGATATTTCAACTCGGTTTGGATTTATATAACTTTCCCAGTGTTTATTAGCTGCATATGTTAGAAGTTTGCCATAAAGGTTGGAAAATCTCAGAAAGTCTTGGAAACTTGATCTAGGCAAGTGAcaaccactaggtggcgatCACGCTGCATTTGAGTTTTCTCTAGATGGCGAAAGTACCAAGCGATATGTGCATCAGTGTCACTGCTATATGgctaattattatattatggaAGTAACCTATTTATGTCAATATTAGATGGAGACATTCTTATGAATGTACCTGGGCCAACATAATGTAAATACAAACGTTGAAACAATAGGATTTAAATcaagcaggggtgtgtgtgtgtgtgggtgtgggggagtTATTATTTAACATCCATTCAAAAATGTGTTGCTTAGGAGTGATTAAAACCTGATCTTACGTGTCACCGTAATACTGTGCTTGAACACTGGAAGTCCACATGTATGta
This Brachyhypopomus gauderio isolate BG-103 chromosome 6, BGAUD_0.2, whole genome shotgun sequence DNA region includes the following protein-coding sequences:
- the fbf1 gene encoding fas-binding factor 1 homolog isoform X6, translating into MTSSKKKGLRGSIDDVLGDLLGEDSGDLPVKNKPHAGAVNRTSGVVPSRGGSRPVLDDDFFSKLAEEAEKLDEGSDVSAADPKALVATMKDIDDMDAELFGSKRKPKAASTKPSSAPAQSRTPVPGGLTRGAADPEQEAGTDYLTEPDERKPSSAPAAAVRGYRKFSFMDDTRDDLDHLLDVLDPEQPQNLVSGQTEATPTPEKERIVPKKRDELTFDDDDEDDDMMDAMGFSDSPKDRANVLKTHRESQAPHSTRTRLDEILGIGTSPHLLRRPTTGEKKDSGQPDRPAESPASKSSERPSVEREPERSAERPSRRSSAGKDAAGPGEEDFTFGLYQPSVGSAPEGQQSRRQSVRFSMEDVSSHSPERRPKPSPRPGRPGADWLGLKQDEEEAGQNDVKEPGDGQEGRTHPPSPSYGGGKGLGRTPPPPKDGEEQGVRTSSSSSDRRPGAVASAHEPGKEEEEEEEEDWLAGALRKSKGGGVGRSAERREQPHALGEERDLVGSLHSQRNTGVTPRGRVEDRSAPRRQSSSESLGLSGGQQKTTATLGARHAPGTPVEAGPTPRARHPADTQQRSGADTTVPVQQEVLSSTMTPVTADSVQQLLLQQQAQLWGVGSSLELGSVQRRNTQLQPVDVTSLHTTITQLQGQVRSLQMEKDQLQILLDSVQQRHTQDTELMENTHRVRVKLLEESITQREAQVRLEIQGLVERLASSTRRAEQERAELQEQQQRRLAQCQQERDREVQRLRELQRKSILEMKEDYEEQLQRLRKLKDEEIDAVTSATSHTRSLAVVVEQMEQFSSRLGDLACRVENTQESAAHGLELGARHRDQQLRVLQERLSQQQREMVEERTRLKEVIAKMDTQLAEQQRTLQQERWRVTAEQAKAESALRGLEEERRTVTQHITMEREELERAKSSLLEEQHTVMQQCCVERRKLAAEWAQFHAQEKLRQERVEREARHAMERDAHTEGSMISRAQEQAEMTLRAGHLKQEEEALRRGREEVSKLREEVESERARLASAALHLQTRAQEVESFSKHLSGMRKGSGPCRRLGSWRPSTKLVFAPSTPRWSASGSRNTVYSRNV
- the fbf1 gene encoding fas-binding factor 1 homolog isoform X5, which encodes MTSSKKKGLRGSIDDVLGDLLGEDSGDLPVKNKPHAGAVNRTSGVVPSRGGSRPVLDDDFFSKLAEEAEKLDEGSDVSAADPKALVATMKDIDDMDAELFGSKRKPKAASTKPSSAPAQSRTPVPGGLTRGAADPEQEAGTDYLTEPDERKPSSAPAAAVRGYRKFSFMVPKKRDELTFDDDDEDDDMMDAMGFSDSPKDRANVLKTHRESQAPHSTRTRLDEILGIGTSPHLLRRPTTGEKKDSGQPDRPAESPASKSSERPSVEREPERSAERPSRRSSAGKDAAGPGEEDFTFGLYQPSVGSAPEGQQSRRQSVRFSMEDVSSHSPERRPKPSPRPGRPGADWLGLKQDEEEAGQNDVKEPGDGQEGRTHPPSPSYGGGKGLGRTPPPPKDGEEQGVRTSSSSSDRRPGAVASAHEPGKEEEEEEEEDWLAGALRKSKGGGVGRSAERREQPHALGEERDLVGSLHSQRNTGVTPRGRVEDRSAPRRQSSSESLGLSGGQQKTTATLGARHAPGTPVEAGPTPRARHPADTQQRSGADTTVPVQQEVLSSTMTPVTADSVQQLLLQQQAQLWGVGSSLELGSVQRRNTQLQPVDVTSLHTTITQLQGQVRSLQMEKDQLQILLDSVQQRHTQDTELMENTHRVRVKLLEESITQREAQVRLEIQGLVERLASSTRRAEQERAELQEQQQRRLAQCQQERDREVQRLRELQRKSILEMKEDYEEQLQRLRKLKDEEIDAVTSATSHTRSLAVVVEQMEQFSSRLGDLACRVENTQESAAHGLELGARHRDQQLRVLQERLSQQQREMVEERTRLKEVIAKMDTQLAEQQRTLQQERWRVTAEQAKAESALRGLEEERRTVTQHITMEREELERAKSSLLEEQHTVMQQCCVERRKLAAEWAQFHAQEKLRQERVEREARHAMERDAHTEGSMISRAQEQAEMTLRAGHLKQEEEALRRGREEVSKLREEVESERARLASAALHLQTRAQEVESFSKLASERYEEGERALQEARQLEAEHQTRLRTIHAEMERLRKQEHSLQQERMRMTNHLKEVGGVKHSLPISPFSLPPAPFTDISPMFASSRLEAPAAAPVVSTSSTRVSPELQATLALLRHTAEKDRDFLQDEQFFLETLKKAPYNSTFHTA
- the fbf1 gene encoding fas-binding factor 1 homolog isoform X2, which codes for MTSSKKKGLRGSIDDVLGDLLGEDSGDLPVKNKPHAGAVNRTSGVVPSRGGSRPVLDDDFFSKLAEEAEKLDEGSDVSAADPKALVATMKDIDDMDAELFGSKRKPKAASTKPSSAPAQSRTPVPGGLTRGAADPEQEAGTDYLTEPDERKPSSAPAAAVRGYRKFSFMDDTRDDLDHLLDVLDPEQPQNLVSGQTEATPTPEKERIVPKKRDELTFDDDDEDDDMMDAMGFSDSPKDRANVLKTHRESQAPHSTRTRLDEILGIGTSPHLLRRPTTGEKKDSGQPDRPAESPASKSSERPSVEREPERSAERPSRRSSAGKDAAGPGEEDFTFGLYQPSVGSAPEGQQSRRQSVRFSMEDVSSHSPERRPKPSPRPGRPGADWLGLKQDEEEAGQNDVKEPGDGQEGRTHPPSPSYGGGKGLGRTPPPPKDGEEQGVRTSSSSSDRRPGAVASAHEPGKEEEEEEEEDWLAGALRKSKGGGVGRSAERREQPHALGEERDLVGSLHSQRNTGVTPRGRVEDRSAPRRQSSESLGLSGGQQKTTATLGARHAPGTPVEAGPTPRARHPADTQQRSGADTTVPVQQEVLSSTMTPVTADSVQQLLLQQQAQLWGVGSSLELGSVQRRNTQLQPVDVTSLHTTITQLQGQVRSLQMEKDQLQILLDSVQQRHTQDTELMENTHRVRVKLLEESITQREAQVRLEIQGLVERLASSTRRAEQERAELQEQQQRRLAQCQQERDREVQRLRELQRKSILEMKEDYEEQLQRLRKLKDEEIDAVTSATSHTRSLAVVVEQMEQFSSRLGDLACRVENTQESAAHGLELGARHRDQQLRVLQERLSQQQREMVEERTRLKEVIAKMDTQLAEQQRTLQQERWRVTAEQAKAESALRGLEEERRTVTQHITMEREELERAKSSLLEEQHTVMQQCCVERRKLAAEWAQFHAQEKLRQERVEREARHAMERDAHTEGSMISRAQEQAEMTLRAGHLKQEEEALRRGREEVSKLREEVESERARLASAALHLQTRAQEVESFSKLASERYEEGERALQEARQLEAEHQTRLRTIHAEMERLRKQEHSLQQERMRMTNHLKEVGGVKHSLPISPFSLPPAPFTDISPMFASSRLEAPAAAPVVSTSSTRVSPELQATLALLRHTAEKDRDFLQDEQFFLETLKKAPYNSTFHTA